One window of the Pelobates fuscus isolate aPelFus1 chromosome 12, aPelFus1.pri, whole genome shotgun sequence genome contains the following:
- the COMMD9 gene encoding COMM domain-containing protein 9 has protein sequence MAVLQEKEFAALQLLLKASSKDVVGNLCRDSFPASAIGSVQLIDSVSDNLSVTPEEAAEVVQALHSLIRHVVYKGLASAEEILSIFPENFHQSLKNLLTKMILENLSVWRNNAQNNNISLPRLVDLKWRVDIKTSSDSVMRMAIPTCLLQMKIQEDAELCGLNPAASTLTMELSKETLDTMLEGLGRIRDQLSAVANK, from the exons ATGGCTGTTCTGCAGGAGAAGGAGTTTGCTGCCCTACAGCTGCTGCTCAAG GCTTCCTCAAAGGATGTGGTTGGAAATCTTTGCAGGGATTCATTTCCAGCATCTGCCATTGGTTCTGTACAGTTGATTGATAGTGTATCGGACAATCTATCTGTCACCCCTGAAGAAGCTGCTGAG GTAGTTCAGGCTCTGCACTCTCTGATCCGACATGTGGTATATAAAGGCCTGGCATCTGCAGAGGAAATTCTATCCATCTTCCCGGAAAACTTCCATCAGAGTCTAAAGAATTTGCTGACCAAAATGATTCTGGAGAATCT ATCTGTGTGGAGGAATAATGCACAGAACAATAATA TCTCCTTACCGCGTCTTGTTGATCTGAAATGGAGAGTGGACATAAAGACCTCATCAGACTCGGTTATGCGAATGGCAATTCCCACCTGCCTGTTACAAATGAAA ATTCAGGAGGATGCAGAGCTGTGCGGGCTCAATCCAGCTGCTTCCACACTGACCATGGAGCTCAGCAAAGAGACACTGGACACCATGCTGGAAGGCCTGGGCAGGATACGAGACCAGCTGTCTGCAGTGGCTAACAAATAA